A window of Lysobacter sp. TY2-98 genomic DNA:
CCTTCAGGCGGAAGGCGGCCAGGCCAAGGACCGCACGGCCGCGGCAGTGGTCCAGGCGGCGAGTGCGCCGGGCAACGCCGCACACGTCGTGCGCAGCGACTTTGTGGGCCCGCAGGTCGGCAAGGAACTCGCGTGGAAGTCGCTGTACGCCTTCATCTTCGTGCTCGCGGGCCTACTGATCTACATCTCGTTCCGGTTCGAGTTGAAGTTCGCGCTGGGCGCGATCATCGCGACCGTGCACGACGTCAGCATCGTTGCCGGCTGGTTCGCGATCACGCGCCACGAATTCGACCTTACGGTGCTCGCGGGCCTTCTCGCGGTCATGGGTTTTTCGATCAACGACACCATCGTCGTCTTCGACCGCGTGCGCGAGAACTTCCGCAGCATGCGCGCCACGCCGCGCGAGATCATGAACAAGGCGATCAACCAGACGCTGTCGCGCACGGTGATCGTGTCGTTCGTGGCGTTCCTGTCGATGCTGGCGCTGTACCTGTTCGGTGGCGCGTCGCTGCGCGGCCTGGCCGAAGCGCAGATCATCGGCACCGTGATCGGTACGCTGTCGTCGATCTTCATCGCCTGCCCGCTGCTGCTGTGGTTCGGCGTAAGCAAGCAGGACCTGATGCCGAAGGCCAAGGACGAGGCGGCGCTCGCACGTCGCCCCTGACCGCGATCGACGGATCACGAAAAGGGCCGCAGCGATGCGGCCCTTTTTTGTTTTGCCTATGTTCCGATTGGCCCGACGCGGACCAATCAACTTCAGTGAAATCGAAGGCAAACAAAAGGCCGCATCGCTGCGGCCTTTTGGTTTTTGAACATGCGCGAAGATTACGCCGCGTCGAATGCGGTCGCGTAACCCGAGTCGACGATGCGCTTCTGCAATTCGTCGCAGACCTTGAGGTTGCCGGCTACCAGCGGACGACCCACCAGCCCGCGATTGTCCATCGGACCCGTCGCGCGACCCCGGTAGTCGACGACCTTGCCGCCGGCCTCGCGCACCATCAGCACGCCGGCAGCGATGTCCCACGGCTTCACGCCGGCCTCGAAGTAGCCGTCCGCGCGCCCGCAGGCGACATAGGCGAGATCGAGCGCGGCCGAGCCGGTGCGGCGGATGTCCTCGGCGTGCAGCAGCAGGCCGTCGATGCACTTGAGCTGTGCGCTGGCGGTCGCGCGCTCGCGCGGCGGGAATCCCGTGATCAGCATCGCGCCTTCGAGATCCTTGCGGTCGGCGACGCGGACGCGCTTGTCGTTGAGCACCGTGCCTGCGCCGCGACTCGCGGCGAAGATCTCGTTGCGCAGCGGGTCGAAGATGACGCCGTGGATCGGCTCGCCGTTCTCCACCAGCGCGATCGACACGCAGAAATGCGGGATGCCGCGCAGGTAGTTGCTGGTGCCGTCGAGGGGATCGATCACCCACGTATAGCGTGCCCGCGCGCCGGTGTTCAGCGGACCGCTTTCCTCGCCGAGGATGGCGTAGTCGGGGGTCGCGCGACGGAATTCCTTGATGATTTCCTTCTCGGCCAGCGAGTCGACTTCGCTGGCGAAGTCCATGCGACCCTTCTCGACGACGTTCAGTGCGTCGAGCTTGTGCATGTGGCGGAGCAGCACGTTGCCGGCGGCGCGCGCGGCCTTGATCATCAAGGTGATGGCGGGTTTCTGCATGGGGATGTCCGGGCGCGCGGCCGTGGAAAAGAGCGATCCCGCCATCGACGGCGGGGCGCGAAGCTTACCATTGCGGGCATGACCTCCGATTTCATGACGCTCGCCGCCGACCGCATCCGCATCGTGCTGGTGGGGACGCAACATCCCGGCAACATCGGTTCCGCGGCCCGCGCGATGAAGACCATGGGTCTGCGCCGGCTCGTGCTGGTCGCGCCGGAAAAAGCGCCGAATGCCGAGTCCGACGCCCTCGCGGCTGGCGCGGACGACGTGCTGGCGCAGGCCGAGCGCCATGACGACCTCGCGTCGGCGCTGGCGGGCTGCACGCACGTCATGGGCTGCACCGCCCGCAGTCGCCGCGTCGCGCTGCCCGAGCTCGACCCGCGTGAAGCGGCCGTGGCGCTGGCCGATGCGGCGATCGATGGCGACGTCGCACTCGTGTTTGGCCGCGAACGCACCGGTCTGACCAACGAGGAGCTCCACCTCTGCCACCAGGCGGTGCACATCCCCGCCAATCCGGACTACAGCTCGTTGAACCTCGCGGCCGCTGTGCAGGTGCTGGCCTACGAGGTCCGGATGGCGCTGCTGGGGCGGGCGGATTCTGAGGAAGCCGCCGGACC
This region includes:
- a CDS encoding inositol monophosphatase family protein, coding for MQKPAITLMIKAARAAGNVLLRHMHKLDALNVVEKGRMDFASEVDSLAEKEIIKEFRRATPDYAILGEESGPLNTGARARYTWVIDPLDGTSNYLRGIPHFCVSIALVENGEPIHGVIFDPLRNEIFAASRGAGTVLNDKRVRVADRKDLEGAMLITGFPPRERATASAQLKCIDGLLLHAEDIRRTGSAALDLAYVACGRADGYFEAGVKPWDIAAGVLMVREAGGKVVDYRGRATGPMDNRGLVGRPLVAGNLKVCDELQKRIVDSGYATAFDAA
- a CDS encoding RNA methyltransferase, with product MTLAADRIRIVLVGTQHPGNIGSAARAMKTMGLRRLVLVAPEKAPNAESDALAAGADDVLAQAERHDDLASALAGCTHVMGCTARSRRVALPELDPREAAVALADAAIDGDVALVFGRERTGLTNEELHLCHQAVHIPANPDYSSLNLAAAVQVLAYEVRMALLGRADSEEAAGPGDPRASHEQLEGFYGQLAETLDAIDFHKGRMPDSAMRKLRRIFNRAALDERDVRLLRGVLADAQRMARLAGDPGSTS
- the secF gene encoding protein translocase subunit SecF: MSMKPFNVFPYDSNVDFMRLRWVSLTIAGLLMLASFGAMIFHASQGGLDKTFNFALDFTGGSVVELRFDQPVDTDQVRSRLDAAGFHGAQVQGLGTSRELMVRLQAEGGQAKDRTAAAVVQAASAPGNAAHVVRSDFVGPQVGKELAWKSLYAFIFVLAGLLIYISFRFELKFALGAIIATVHDVSIVAGWFAITRHEFDLTVLAGLLAVMGFSINDTIVVFDRVRENFRSMRATPREIMNKAINQTLSRTVIVSFVAFLSMLALYLFGGASLRGLAEAQIIGTVIGTLSSIFIACPLLLWFGVSKQDLMPKAKDEAALARRP